From one Lotus japonicus ecotype B-129 chromosome 3, LjGifu_v1.2 genomic stretch:
- the LOC130749199 gene encoding uncharacterized protein LOC130749199, with amino-acid sequence MGVDYYKVLQVDRSAKDDDLKKAYRKLAMKWHPDKNPNNKKEAEANFKKISEAYDVLSDPQKRAVYDQFGEEGLNGQVPPPGAGGFSGGGDGGPASFRFNPRSADDIFSEFFGFSSPFGGMGDMGGRAGASGFPRGMFGDDIFNSFRSGAGEGSGNALRKSAPIERTLQCSLEDLYKGTTKKMKISRDVTDSIGRSTTVEEILTIEIKPGWKKGTKITFPEKGNEQRGVIPADLIFIIDEKPHSVFKRDGNDLVVTQKISLVEALTGYTAQITTLDGRNLTVSVNNIISPTYEEVIKGEGMPIPKEPSKRGNLRIKFNIKFPSRLTSEQKTGIKRLLTSP; translated from the exons ATGGGAGTGGACTACTACAAAGTCCTTCAGGTAGATCGAAGTGCCAAAGATGATGATCTCAAGAAAGCTTATCGCAAGCTTGCCATGAAGTGGCACCCTGATAAGAACCCTAACAACAAGAAAGAAGCTGAAGCCAATTTCAAGAAAATCTCTGAGGCCTATGAT GTTTTGAGTGATCCACAAAAGAGAGCGGTGTATGATCAGTTTGGTGAGGAGGGGTTGAATGGCCAGGTGCCACCCCCTGGTGCTGGCGGATTTTCCGGTGGCGGTGATGGCGGGCCGGCGTCGTTCCGGTTTAATCCGAGAAGTGCTGATGATATATTTTCGGAATTCTTCGGGTTCTCGAGTCCCTTTGGTGGAATGGGTGATATGGGTGGTCGTGCTGGTGCGTCTGGCTTTCCCAGGGGCATGTTTGGGGATgacattttcaattcttttcgGAGTGGGGCTGGAGAAGGCTCTGGCAATGCACTAAGAAAAAGTGCTCCCATTGAGAGAACATTGCAATGCAGCTTGGAGGATTTGTACAAAGGGACTACCAAAAAAATGAAGATTTCCAGGGATGTTACTGATTCCATTGG GAGGTCCACCACAGTAGAGGAAATTCTAACCATTGAGATCAAGCCGGGATGGAAGAAAGGAACAAAAATAACTTTTCCTGAAAAGGGAAATGAGCAAAGAGGAGTTATCCCCGCGGACCTCATTTTTATCATCGACGAGAAGCCTCACAGCGTCTTTAAGAGGGACGGCAATGACCTTGTTGTCACGCAGAAGATATCTCTTGTAGAAGCTCTAACCGGTTACACGGCGCAAATCACAACCCTTGATGGGAGGAATCTTACTGTCTCTGTCAACAACATCATTAGTCCAACATATGAAGAGGTTATTAAAGGAGAGGGTATGCCGATTCCTAAGGAACCTTCGAAAAGGGGAAACTTGAGAATCAAATTCAATATCAAGTTTCCCTCCAGACTCACATCCGAGCAGAAAACTGGCATTAAGCGGTTACTGACATCTCCCTAA